In Panthera uncia isolate 11264 chromosome B4, Puncia_PCG_1.0, whole genome shotgun sequence, one genomic interval encodes:
- the DUSP6 gene encoding dual specificity protein phosphatase 6, whose protein sequence is MIDTLRPVPFASEMAISKTVAWLNEQLELGNERLLLMDCRPQELYESSHIESAINVAIPGIMLRRLQKGNLPVRALFTRGEDRDRFTRRCGTDTVVLYDESSSDWNENTGGESVLGLLLKKLKDEGCRAFYLEGGFSKFQAEFALHCETNLDGSCSSSSPPLPVLGLGGLRISSDSSSDIESDLDRDPNSATDSDGSPLSNSQPSFPVEILPFLYLGCAKDSTNLDVLEEFGIKYILNVTPNLPNLFENAGEFKYKQIPISDHWSQNLSQFFPEAISFIDEARGKNCGVLVHCLAGISRSVTVTVAYLMQKLNLSMNDAYDIVKMKKSNISPNFNFMGQLLDFERTLGLSSPCDNRAPTQQLYFTTPSNQNVYQAGSLQST, encoded by the exons ATGATAGATACGCTCAGACCCGTGCCCTTCGCGTCGGAAATGGCGATCAGCAAGACCGTGGCGTGGCTCAACGAGCAGTTGGAGCTGGGCAACGAGCGGCTGCTGCTGATGGACTGCCGGCCGCAGGAGCTGTATGAGTCGTCGCACATCGAGTCAGCCATCAACGTGGCCATCCCGGGCATCATGCTGCGGCGCCTGCAAAAGGGCAACCTGCCGGTGCGCGCGCTCTTCACCCGTGGCGAGGACCGGGACCGCTTCACCCGGCGCTGCGGCACCGACACCGTGGTGCTTTACGACGAGAGTAGCAGCGACTGGAACGAGAACACCGGCGGCGAGTCGGTGCTTGGATTGCTGCTCAAGAAGCTCAAGGACGAGGGCTGCCGGGCGTTCTACTTGGAAG GTGGCTTCAGTAAGTTCCAAGCCGAGTTCGCCCTGCACTGCGAGACGAATCTAGACGGCTCATGTAGCAGCAGCTCGCCACCGTTGCCAGTGCTGGGGCTCGGGGGCCTGCGGATCAGCTCTGACTCCTCCTCGGACATTGAGTCTGACCTTGACCGAGACCCCAATAGTGCAACGGACTCGGATGGCAGCCCGCTGTCCAACAGCCAGCCTTCTTTCCCCGTGGAGATCTTGCCCTTCCTCTATTTGGGCTGTGCCAAGGACTCCACCAACCTGGACGTGTTGGAGGAGTTCGGCATCAAGTACATCTTGAACGTCACCCCCAATTTGCCGAATCTCTTTGAGAACGCAGGAGAGTTTAAATACAAGCAGATCCCCATCTCGGATCACTGGAGTCAAAACCTGTCCCAGTTTTTCCCTGAGGCCATTTCTTTCATAG ATGAAGCCCGGGGCAAAAACTGTGGCGTCTTGGTGCATTGCCTGGCTGGCATCAGCCGTTCGGTCACTGTAACTGTGGCTTATCTTATGCAGAAGCTCAATCTGTCAATGAACGATGCTTATGACATTGTCAAGATGAAGAAATCCAACATCTCGCCCAACTTCAACTTCATGGGCCAGCTGCTGGACTTCGAGAGGACGCTTGGACTCAGCAGCCCCTGTGACAATCGGGCCCCCACGCAGCAGCTCTATTTTACCACCCCCTCCAACCAGAACGTCTACCAGGCGGGCTCCCTGCAATCCACGTGA